In Equus quagga isolate Etosha38 chromosome 14, UCLA_HA_Equagga_1.0, whole genome shotgun sequence, one DNA window encodes the following:
- the LOC124251989 gene encoding olfactory receptor 10T2-like, giving the protein MGNHTTVSTFLLWGFSGFPDLQNLLFVMIFFCHVTTVTANVSIMVAIQLSHNLHTPMYFFLCGLSISETCTTMVILPRILVDLLSDNKTISLPECATQMFFFLGLGGNNCFIIAAMSYDRYTAIHNPLHYAIRMTHKICLQLMMASWMVGFLVSLCIVITVFNLSFCDSNTIQHFFCDISPVVSLACDYTLYHEMAIFLLSAFVLVGSFILIMISYVFIGSTVLKMPSAKGKYKAFSTCSSHLTVVCIHYGFACFVYLRPKDSDSFREDTPMALTYTVLTPLLHPIVYSLRNKEMQIALRKVVDNANRLISQRVNKRTLNI; this is encoded by the coding sequence ATGGGAAATCATACTACAGTGAGCACATTCCTTCTGTGGGGATTTTCTGGTTTCCCAGACCTGCAGAATCTTCTCTttgtgatgattttcttttgcCATGTGACTACCGTAACTGCAAATGTGTCCATAATGGTGGCCATCCAGCTCAGTCACAACCTTCACactcccatgtactttttcctctgtGGTCTGTCCATTTCAGAAACTTGTACCACTATGGTAATTCTCCCCCGTATTTTGGTGGACTTGCTGTCAGACAACAAGACCATTTCTCTTCCTGAGTGTGCCAcacagatgtttttcttcttaggCTTAGGAGGCAATAACTGTTTCATCATTGCTGCCATGTCCTATGACCGTTACACTGCCATTCACAACCCACTGCATTATGCCATCCGGATGACCCATAAGATCTGCTTGCAGCTCATGATGGCCTCTTGGATGGTTGGATTCCTGGTTTCTCTCTGCATCGTCATCACTGTATTCAACCTATCTTTCTGTGACTCCAACACCATCCAGCACTTCTTCTGTGACATCTCGCCTGTGGTCTCCCTTGCTTGTGATTACACTTTGTATCATGAAATGGCTATTTTTTTGCTCTCTGCCTTTGTGTTGGTGGgaagctttattttaattatgatttcCTATGTCTTCATTGGATCCACAGTTTTGAAGATGCCTTCTGCAAAGGGGAAGTATAAGGCCTTCTCAACttgctcctcccacctcactgtaGTGTGCATCCACTATGGATTTGCttgctttgtttatttgaggCCCAAGGACAGTGACTCATTCCGTGAAGATACGCCAATGGCTTTGACATATACAGTGCTGACACCTCTGCTTCATCCCATAGTATACAgtctaagaaacaaagaaatgcagaTAGCCCTAAGGAAGGTAGTAGACAATGCAAATAGGCTTATCTCTCAGAGGGTTAATAAAAGAAccttgaacatttaa